The genomic DNA GTCGAGCATTTCAAGGGAGACAAAATCCTTGTCTTCAAATACAAATCCAAGAAGAATTATCGCCGCAAATTCGGTCACCGCTCGCACCTGACCAAGCTCATGATAGAGGATATCAAGGTGCCTAAAGCGAAAGCCGCCAAGAAAGAGGAAACTTCGACAGAGGAAGCGACCGCGTAGCCTTACGT from Actinomycetota bacterium includes the following:
- the rplU gene encoding 50S ribosomal protein L21, whose protein sequence is MYAIIKCGGKQYKVSKGEEFVVDHVDAEVGSKFDITDVIMIRDESVIVNGLDKVKVVASVVEHFKGDKILVFKYKSKKNYRRKFGHRSHLTKLMIEDIKVPKAKAAKKEETSTEEATA